The DNA segment GTCTCGGGCGACTCGACCAGCGTGTTCTGGCCGTCGAGCAGTCCCAGCGCGATCGAGTCCTTGGTGCCGTACTCGGTGATGTTGTAGAGGTTGTCGTCGACCTCGTTCACGAAGTCGTAGCCGATGGCGTCGACGTCGGCGTCGAGCAGGTGGGCGTGGACCTTCTCCTCGAGGGCGCCCCAGTAGGTGTGGACGACGACCTCGGCGTCGGTCGCGCTCGCGACACGGTCGATCGCCTCGCTCGCGTGCTCGTCGACGCCGTCGCCGGGCGGCTCCTCGACCAGCGAGGGCTCGAGCAGGAACAGCGTCTCGTGGTCGGGAAACAGCGCCACCTCGCCGGCGAGAAACTCGGTGATCGCGTCGAGGAACTCGCCCTCGTCGCCGTAGTGTTCGTCGCTCGCGAGGTCCGTAAGCGAGTACGGCCCCGGCAGCACCGCCTGTAGGGGAGCAGCGTCCTCGGACTCCTCGGCGTTCGGGTCGTCCGGCGAACGCAGGTCGGCGACGGCCTCGAGTTCGCGGGCGACGTCGCCGCTCTCGGTCAGATCGCCGGTGACGACGGGATCGCGGTAGAAGTTGTTGTTGTCGTAGTAGCGGACGATCCCGCGGGTCTCGACGTTCTCGTGGACCGCGAGCGGGTGGGCGAGCATGTCGTCCCAGCGGGCCTGTCCCTCGACGACCCGGTCGAGACCGGCGCCCGTCTGGTCCTCGACCAGTTCCTCGCGGACCTCGGTGTAGGCCGCGGTGGTCTCCTCGTCCTCGTCGCCGCCGATGAGGTCGTGTTTCTGATGCCCCTTGAGATCCGAGAGCGTATCCTTGGCCCAGTCGGGCAGCGGATACAGCCCCGGCGTGGTCGCGACTAGCTCCGTCATGCGTACGACACCGTATGAAATGCGGGGCTTTAATATTTCCTGTTGCGATCTATTCTTCATAGTAATACACGTGGGTGGTACGACTTCGAGTCACGGATCTCTCGTTAGAACTTACGGACGATGGTAGTCGTCCTGGTACTGGAGCATCCGCTGGCCGGCTTCGTGATCGGCCTGGTCGTCATCGTCGTGCCACTGGTTTGATTGCGGGTACCTGCGTTCATCGGGCTGGTCATCGCCGGGCTGACCGTCGGCGTCGCGACGGTCGAGGTCCCGTTCGGAGCGGTGCCCGAGGAGTTCACGGCCGCCCTCGGCGAGACGTTCATCGACATCGGCGACTACATCGCGCGAGCGTTCGCGGACGTCGACATCCCGTTGCTGGTGGCTGGATGGATCATCGCCGCGACCATCCGTATCGCGCAGGGCTCGGCGACGGTCGCGGTGCTCACCACCGCCGGGATCGTAGTGGCGCTGGTACCCGGGCTCACGGTCCACCCGGTCTACCTCGTGCTGATCAGCGGCGTCGGCGGGAACGTCCTCTCGTGGTCCACCGACAGCGGCTTCTGGATCGTCGAGGAGATCGGCGGCCTCACCCGGACCGAGACGCTCTAGATCCGGACCGCGTTGACGACGATCATCTCGGTGACGGACTTCCTCGTCCATGTCCTCTCGACCTCTCGACGATCCTCCCGATGGTCTGAGAGCCTCAACGGCACAGCTTCAGGACCGTCAGCGTCTCGAAGGGGAACGACTCCTCGGCGACGACCGCCGGGTCGAACCCCCGCTTCTCCGCCCGTTCGACCACGCTCTCGAACCCGGCGAGGCTGCTCACCAATAGAAGGACGACGCCGCCGGGCGCGAGCACCCGCTCGACGCCGTCGAGGAACGGATCGATCACCGCGCGTCCCGACTCGCCGCCCGAGAGCGCGACCTCCATCCAGTCGTCCCACTCGTTCTCGGGATCCGTCGGCAGGTACGGCGGATTGAAGCAGACGGCGTCGAAGACGTCGGATCGGAAGGGGGCGATCAGGTCCGCACGGGCGGTCTCGAGCCCGCGTTCACGGGCCCGCCGACAGGCGTGGGGGTTGAGGTCCGAGGCGACGACCCGCGCGCCCGTCTCGCTCGCGACGTGTTCGCCGACGTAGCCCGAGCCGGTGCCGCAGTCGAGTACGACCCACTCGGGTTCGATCGGCTCGATCGCCGCCTCGGCCAGTAACCGGGAGTCCTCGGCAGCCCCGTAAACGTCGGTCTCCAGCCCTCGGCGCTCCGCGAGGTCGCGGCTCACCGTTCCCCCCTCTCGGATCGGTCCGTGGACCGAGATCCGTCGGCTGCGTCGGAGCGGTCGTCCGTCGGATCTCGCTGAACGTCGGTCCGGCCGCTGCCGTTAGCCTGTGGGGCCGGCTCGGACGCCCGGTGCTCGTCCGCGATCCTGAACCCGCCGGTCTCGGTCCGGCCGGAGAGCTCGCGCTGAGGGAAGGGGATCTTGATTCCCTCGCGGTCGAAGGCGTCGTTGATCGCCTTGATCACGGCGTGTTTCGCGCGCCAGCGCCTCCGCGAACTCGGCTTGTTGATCCAGAAGCGGATCTCCAGGACGATCGCCGATTCGGCGAACTCGGTGACGACGACCTGGGGCGTGGGAACGCGCATGATCTCCTCGAGGCTGCGGATCGTCTCTCTGACCGTCGCCTGGGCGCGATCGAGGTCGGTGCCGTAGTCGACGCCGACCGACACCGACAGTCGGAGCCGCCCCTTCCGGGAGTAATTGATGAGCATCCGGCTGCTCACCTCGTCGTTCGGGAGGATCGCGTACTCGCCGTCGGCCGTCTGGATGCGGGTGCTGATGATCGTGATGTCGCTCACGATCCCCTCGATGCCGGTCGATTCGTCCTCGCCGATCCGCACCCAGTCGCCGATCTCGAACGGGCGCGAGAACATCAACACGAACCCCGCGAAGATCGACGCGAGCGTCTGCTGGGCGGCCATTCCGAGGACGATCCCTAGCACGCCGGCCCCGATGAGCAGCCCGCTCAGGTCGACCTGCCAGAACCCCAGCACGATCAGCCCCGCGAGCAGGTAGACCGCGACCTGCGTGATCCGGTAGGTGACCTCGAGCTGGTGTTCGCTCACGGCATCGTGGCCTGAGAGGAGGTCACGGATCAGGTGGCGAACGAACCGGA comes from the Halalkalicoccus sp. CG83 genome and includes:
- a CDS encoding mechanosensitive ion channel family protein; protein product: MSELTAGLEALAEQYPTVPARLLVSLVAFAGFALLSWVANRFRRSSNGELRGAITDLVASLVVAGGLLVLTAILIGVWGQTRTVAVALEQANVDVRTLGRVLLTVGLIAGTFVFVRFVRHLIRDLLSGHDAVSEHQLEVTYRITQVAVYLLAGLIVLGFWQVDLSGLLIGAGVLGIVLGMAAQQTLASIFAGFVLMFSRPFEIGDWVRIGEDESTGIEGIVSDITIISTRIQTADGEYAILPNDEVSSRMLINYSRKGRLRLSVSVGVDYGTDLDRAQATVRETIRSLEEIMRVPTPQVVVTEFAESAIVLEIRFWINKPSSRRRWRAKHAVIKAINDAFDREGIKIPFPQRELSGRTETGGFRIADEHRASEPAPQANGSGRTDVQRDPTDDRSDAADGSRSTDRSERGER
- a CDS encoding GntT/GntP/DsdX family permease; this translates as MRVPAFIGLVIAGLTVGVATVEVPFGAVPEEFTAALGETFIDIGDYIARAFADVDIPLLVAGWIIAATIRIAQGSATVAVLTTAGIVVALVPGLTVHPVYLVLISGVGGNVLSWSTDSGFWIVEEIGGLTRTETL
- a CDS encoding 5-methyltetrahydropteroyltriglutamate--homocysteine methyltransferase; this translates as MTELVATTPGLYPLPDWAKDTLSDLKGHQKHDLIGGDEDEETTAAYTEVREELVEDQTGAGLDRVVEGQARWDDMLAHPLAVHENVETRGIVRYYDNNNFYRDPVVTGDLTESGDVARELEAVADLRSPDDPNAEESEDAAPLQAVLPGPYSLTDLASDEHYGDEGEFLDAITEFLAGEVALFPDHETLFLLEPSLVEEPPGDGVDEHASEAIDRVASATDAEVVVHTYWGALEEKVHAHLLDADVDAIGYDFVNEVDDNLYNITEYGTKDSIALGLLDGQNTLVESPETVAERIEWIDERVPSQEFETTYLTTNTELFYLPENKYKEKLETLGAVVAPREVTA
- a CDS encoding HemK2/MTQ2 family protein methyltransferase, producing MSRDLAERRGLETDVYGAAEDSRLLAEAAIEPIEPEWVVLDCGTGSGYVGEHVASETGARVVASDLNPHACRRARERGLETARADLIAPFRSDVFDAVCFNPPYLPTDPENEWDDWMEVALSGGESGRAVIDPFLDGVERVLAPGGVVLLLVSSLAGFESVVERAEKRGFDPAVVAEESFPFETLTVLKLCR